From the genome of Acropora palmata chromosome 4, jaAcrPala1.3, whole genome shotgun sequence, one region includes:
- the LOC141880108 gene encoding uncharacterized protein LOC141880108 isoform X4, translated as MNKYEVLGIVGEGAYGVVLRCRHKETNEIVAIKKFKDSEENEDVKRTTLRELKVLRMLKQENIVELREAFRRRGKLYLVFEYVERNMLEMLEEMPNGVPSQKVRNYVFQLIKAIKWCHQNDVIHRDIKPENLLISKDGVLKLCDFGFARAMTVNGSGQFTDYVATRWYRSPELLLGAPYGKPVDMWAIGCILGELSDGQPVFPGESEIDQLFTIQKVLGALPPDQMEMFYNNPRFKGLKFPTSIVPQTLGRKYAGVISGIMLSFMQATLQLDPKERFSIIDAYNHPAFQQEREAHESTSKHKEADLGHRSKKTDISLKSRHFSHKGSSLLGVKQTESLQNLKPQLPLDVKNNGLGIASLGKDFSEERKLVMQQMAANDEFNNGSGDSATIASKSVHDTNLEMSESSSNAEIGKDIGNPPLSKPAVYSTAEIKARTSSLQLANVPVSRTGSQSEEGIDSAVNDKSYVAEEDSKTRAKPIVSSYGVSHHAPANYSFFPGHEEAEFEPPRNVKASYSPSAVAEEIRKTKSVMLGKKKDRDSSASIKSRPSQLMTRNEAMDQQIKQKSVQDRQGKTVLPETVSMSNREEAHPPSNYSFQMSLNTERRSSKSELSTASFEFGPSQHTKPRQESQWKQDNEGEENQPRNAMVVGQLDRRDKKKKKKKLQQVSSLPLQAKLHHLDSQGELSKMGEWNRSPEIQSFDMRPHKNGGKLSSSEKSLSHLVPLTISSTHKPLGEVRLQPLQHKNLSHLSHNTYPTRKPPAKRESPESQILGSLSPWAGQSPFPLQGHAHKQTLSETINFPFPDRPLSPSAELLAPLPRKASRPPSVSEAINEEPSTKLGTPFTGLKPLTPPKQHPGKPTGRVPDLNKLKETPL; from the exons ATGAATAAATACGAAGTTCTTGGAATTGTAGGCGAAG GGGCCTATGGGGTTGTGTTAAGATGCAGACACAAG gaaacaaatgaaattgtgGCGATTAAAAAGTTCAAAGACAGTGAAG AAAATGAGGATGTTAAGAGGACAACGTTAAGAGAATTGAAAGTGCTTCGTATGCTAAAGCAAGAAAACATAGTGGAATTAAG AGAGGCATTTCGCCGCAGAGGAAAGTTATATTTGGTGTTTGAATATGTTGAAAGA AATATGTTAGAAATGTTGGAAGAGATGCCCAATGGCGTTCCATCCCAAAAAGTCAG aaaCTATGTGTTTCAGCTGATTAAAGCTATTAAATGGTGCCACCAAAATGATGTCATCCACAGAG ATATCAAACCAGAAAATTTGCTGATAAGTAAGGATGGTGTCCTGAAACTTTGCGACTTTG GTTTTGCTCGAGCCATGACTGTCAATGGCAGTGGTCAATTCACAGATTATGTTGCTACTCGATGGTACAGATCCCCTGAACTTCTTCTAGG AGCACCTTATGGTAAACCAGTGGACATGTGGGCAATAGGGTGTATACTTGGAGAACTTAGTGATGGTCAG CCTGTCTTTCCTGGGGAAAGTGAGATAGATCAGCTATTCACAATACAAAAG GTACTGGGTGCTCTTCCTCCTGACCAAATGGAAATGTTTTATAACAATCCGAGATTCAAAGGCCTTAAG TTTCCAACCTCTATTGTACCGCAAACATTGGGCAGGAAATACGCTGGAGTAATCAGTGGAATTATGCTGAGCTTCATGCAG GCTACGTTACAACTTGACCCCAAGGAGAGATTTTCCATCATTGATGCTTACAACCATCCAGCATTTCAGCAGGAAAGAGAAGCGCACGAATCCACCTCAAAACACAAGGAAGCAGATCTCGGACACCGGTCAAAGAAGACGGACATCTCTCTAAAATCAAGGCACTTTTCTCATAAAGGGTCCTCTCTTCTAGGCGTCAAGCAAACAGAAAGcttgcaaaatttgaaaccTCAATTGCCTCTTGACGTTAAAAATAACGGTCTCGGAATCGCCTCCTTGGGCAAAGATTTTAGTGAGGAAAGGAAACTTGTTATGCAGCAAATGGCTGCAAACGACGAATTCAATAATGGTAGCGGTGACTCTGCCACAATCGCTAGTAAAAGTGTCCATGACACAAATTTAGAAATGTCGGAGAGTTCATCCAACGCAGAAATTGGAAAAGACATTGGAAATCCGCCTTTGAGCAAACCTGCTGTTTATAGCACAGCGGAAATTAAAGCTCGTACTTCGTCTCTTCAGCTTGCGAATGTTCCTGTATCCAGGACAGGTTCTCAAAGCGAGGAGGGAATTGATTCTGCTGTCAACGATAAGAGCTATGTCGCCGAGGAAGATAGCAAAACGAGGGCAAAACCTATTGTTTCTTCATACGGTGTTAGCCATCATGCACCCGCTAATTACAGCTTCTTCCCCGGACACGAAGAAGCGGAGTTTGAGCCACCGAGGAATGTGAAg GCGTCCTACAGCCCTTCAGCCGTAGCGGAGGAAATCAGGAAAACGAAGTCTGTCATGCTTGGAAAGAAGAAGGACAGAGATAGTTCTGCTTCCATTAAATCGAGACCTTCGCAGTTAATGACGAGAAATGAG GCAATGGACCagcaaatcaaacaaaaatcaGTTCAGGATCGACAAGGAAAGACGGTCCTTCCAG AAACCGTGTCGATGTCCAACCGAGAAGAAGCTCATCCACCGTCCAATTATTCCTTTCAAATGAGTTTGAACACAGAAAGGAGAAGCTCTAAATCAGAATTGTCCACAGCATCTTTCGAATTTGGACCATCGCAACACACCAAACCTCGACAGGAATCACAATG GAAACAAGACAACGAAGGAGAAGAAAACCAGCCAAGAAACGCGATGGTTGTTGGCCAGCTGGACAGACgagacaaaaagaagaagaagaaaaagcttCAACAG GTGTCAAGTCTTCCTCTTCAGGCGAAGCTTCATCATTTAGACTCGCAAGG tgAATTAAGCAAAATGGGAGAATGGAACAGAAGTCCTGAAATACAG TCTTTTGATATGCGACCGCATAAGAACGGAGGAAAATTATCATCCAGCGAAAAG AGCTTGTCTCATCTTGTACCACTGACCATCAGCTCAACACACAAACCTCTGGGTGAAGTTCGTCTCCAGCCTCTTCAACACAAGAACCTATCCCACTTATCGCACAACACGTACCCAACACGCAAGCCGCCGGCCAAACGTGAAAGCCCTGAATCTCAAATCCTGGGGTCTCTGTCACCGTGGGCAGGGCAGTCACCCTTTCCTCTTCAAGGCCACGCCCACAAACAGACGCTATCGGAGACGATTAATTTCCCATTTCCCGACCGACCCCTCAGCCCTTCGGCTGAACTCTTGGCGCCCTTGCCAAGGAAAGCCTCACGACCGCCTTCGGTGAGTGAAGCGATTAATGAGGAGCCAAGTACGAAGTTAGGCACACCTTTTACTGGACTAAAACCACTGACCCCGCCAAAACAGCATCCTGGTAAACCAACAGGGCGCGTACCGGATCTCAACAAACTGAAAGAGACTCCTTTATAG
- the LOC141880108 gene encoding uncharacterized protein LOC141880108 isoform X3 has product MNKYEVLGIVGEGAYGVVLRCRHKETNEIVAIKKFKDSEENEDVKRTTLRELKVLRMLKQENIVELREAFRRRGKLYLVFEYVERNMLEMLEEMPNGVPSQKVRNYVFQLIKAIKWCHQNDVIHRDIKPENLLISKDGVLKLCDFGFARAMTVNGSGQFTDYVATRWYRSPELLLGAPYGKPVDMWAIGCILGELSDGQPVFPGESEIDQLFTIQKVLGALPPDQMEMFYNNPRFKGLKFPTSIVPQTLGRKYAGVISGIMLSFMQATLQLDPKERFSIIDAYNHPAFQQEREAHESTSKHKEADLGHRSKKTDISLKSRHFSHKGSSLLGVKQTESLQNLKPQLPLDVKNNGLGIASLGKDFSEERKLVMQQMAANDEFNNGSGDSATIASKSVHDTNLEMSESSSNAEIGKDIGNPPLSKPAVYSTAEIKARTSSLQLANVPVSRTGSQSEEGIDSAVNDKSYVAEEDSKTRAKPIVSSYGVSHHAPANYSFFPGHEEAEFEPPRNVKASYSPSAVAEEIRKTKSVMLGKKKDRDSSASIKSRPSQLMTRNEAMDQQIKQKSVQDRQGKTVLPAETVSMSNREEAHPPSNYSFQMSLNTERRSSKSELSTASFEFGPSQHTKPRQESQWKQDNEGEENQPRNAMVVGQLDRRDKKKKKKKLQQVSSLPLQAKLHHLDSQGELSKMGEWNRSPEIQSFDMRPHKNGGKLSSSEKSLSHLVPLTISSTHKPLGEVRLQPLQHKNLSHLSHNTYPTRKPPAKRESPESQILGSLSPWAGQSPFPLQGHAHKQTLSETINFPFPDRPLSPSAELLAPLPRKASRPPSVSEAINEEPSTKLGTPFTGLKPLTPPKQHPGKPTGRVPDLNKLKETPL; this is encoded by the exons ATGAATAAATACGAAGTTCTTGGAATTGTAGGCGAAG GGGCCTATGGGGTTGTGTTAAGATGCAGACACAAG gaaacaaatgaaattgtgGCGATTAAAAAGTTCAAAGACAGTGAAG AAAATGAGGATGTTAAGAGGACAACGTTAAGAGAATTGAAAGTGCTTCGTATGCTAAAGCAAGAAAACATAGTGGAATTAAG AGAGGCATTTCGCCGCAGAGGAAAGTTATATTTGGTGTTTGAATATGTTGAAAGA AATATGTTAGAAATGTTGGAAGAGATGCCCAATGGCGTTCCATCCCAAAAAGTCAG aaaCTATGTGTTTCAGCTGATTAAAGCTATTAAATGGTGCCACCAAAATGATGTCATCCACAGAG ATATCAAACCAGAAAATTTGCTGATAAGTAAGGATGGTGTCCTGAAACTTTGCGACTTTG GTTTTGCTCGAGCCATGACTGTCAATGGCAGTGGTCAATTCACAGATTATGTTGCTACTCGATGGTACAGATCCCCTGAACTTCTTCTAGG AGCACCTTATGGTAAACCAGTGGACATGTGGGCAATAGGGTGTATACTTGGAGAACTTAGTGATGGTCAG CCTGTCTTTCCTGGGGAAAGTGAGATAGATCAGCTATTCACAATACAAAAG GTACTGGGTGCTCTTCCTCCTGACCAAATGGAAATGTTTTATAACAATCCGAGATTCAAAGGCCTTAAG TTTCCAACCTCTATTGTACCGCAAACATTGGGCAGGAAATACGCTGGAGTAATCAGTGGAATTATGCTGAGCTTCATGCAG GCTACGTTACAACTTGACCCCAAGGAGAGATTTTCCATCATTGATGCTTACAACCATCCAGCATTTCAGCAGGAAAGAGAAGCGCACGAATCCACCTCAAAACACAAGGAAGCAGATCTCGGACACCGGTCAAAGAAGACGGACATCTCTCTAAAATCAAGGCACTTTTCTCATAAAGGGTCCTCTCTTCTAGGCGTCAAGCAAACAGAAAGcttgcaaaatttgaaaccTCAATTGCCTCTTGACGTTAAAAATAACGGTCTCGGAATCGCCTCCTTGGGCAAAGATTTTAGTGAGGAAAGGAAACTTGTTATGCAGCAAATGGCTGCAAACGACGAATTCAATAATGGTAGCGGTGACTCTGCCACAATCGCTAGTAAAAGTGTCCATGACACAAATTTAGAAATGTCGGAGAGTTCATCCAACGCAGAAATTGGAAAAGACATTGGAAATCCGCCTTTGAGCAAACCTGCTGTTTATAGCACAGCGGAAATTAAAGCTCGTACTTCGTCTCTTCAGCTTGCGAATGTTCCTGTATCCAGGACAGGTTCTCAAAGCGAGGAGGGAATTGATTCTGCTGTCAACGATAAGAGCTATGTCGCCGAGGAAGATAGCAAAACGAGGGCAAAACCTATTGTTTCTTCATACGGTGTTAGCCATCATGCACCCGCTAATTACAGCTTCTTCCCCGGACACGAAGAAGCGGAGTTTGAGCCACCGAGGAATGTGAAg GCGTCCTACAGCCCTTCAGCCGTAGCGGAGGAAATCAGGAAAACGAAGTCTGTCATGCTTGGAAAGAAGAAGGACAGAGATAGTTCTGCTTCCATTAAATCGAGACCTTCGCAGTTAATGACGAGAAATGAG GCAATGGACCagcaaatcaaacaaaaatcaGTTCAGGATCGACAAGGAAAGACGGTCCTTCCAG CAGAAACCGTGTCGATGTCCAACCGAGAAGAAGCTCATCCACCGTCCAATTATTCCTTTCAAATGAGTTTGAACACAGAAAGGAGAAGCTCTAAATCAGAATTGTCCACAGCATCTTTCGAATTTGGACCATCGCAACACACCAAACCTCGACAGGAATCACAATG GAAACAAGACAACGAAGGAGAAGAAAACCAGCCAAGAAACGCGATGGTTGTTGGCCAGCTGGACAGACgagacaaaaagaagaagaagaaaaagcttCAACAG GTGTCAAGTCTTCCTCTTCAGGCGAAGCTTCATCATTTAGACTCGCAAGG tgAATTAAGCAAAATGGGAGAATGGAACAGAAGTCCTGAAATACAG TCTTTTGATATGCGACCGCATAAGAACGGAGGAAAATTATCATCCAGCGAAAAG AGCTTGTCTCATCTTGTACCACTGACCATCAGCTCAACACACAAACCTCTGGGTGAAGTTCGTCTCCAGCCTCTTCAACACAAGAACCTATCCCACTTATCGCACAACACGTACCCAACACGCAAGCCGCCGGCCAAACGTGAAAGCCCTGAATCTCAAATCCTGGGGTCTCTGTCACCGTGGGCAGGGCAGTCACCCTTTCCTCTTCAAGGCCACGCCCACAAACAGACGCTATCGGAGACGATTAATTTCCCATTTCCCGACCGACCCCTCAGCCCTTCGGCTGAACTCTTGGCGCCCTTGCCAAGGAAAGCCTCACGACCGCCTTCGGTGAGTGAAGCGATTAATGAGGAGCCAAGTACGAAGTTAGGCACACCTTTTACTGGACTAAAACCACTGACCCCGCCAAAACAGCATCCTGGTAAACCAACAGGGCGCGTACCGGATCTCAACAAACTGAAAGAGACTCCTTTATAG
- the LOC141880108 gene encoding uncharacterized protein LOC141880108 isoform X2, protein MNKYEVLGIVGEGAYGVVLRCRHKETNEIVAIKKFKDSEENEDVKRTTLRELKVLRMLKQENIVELREAFRRRGKLYLVFEYVERNMLEMLEEMPNGVPSQKVRNYVFQLIKAIKWCHQNDVIHRDIKPENLLISKDGVLKLCDFGFARAMTVNGSGQFTDYVATRWYRSPELLLGAPYGKPVDMWAIGCILGELSDGQPVFPGESEIDQLFTIQKVLGALPPDQMEMFYNNPRFKGLKFPTSIVPQTLGRKYAGVISGIMLSFMQATLQLDPKERFSIIDAYNHPAFQQEREAHESTSKHKEADLGHRSKKTDISLKSRHFSHKGSSLLGVKQTESLQNLKPQLPLDVKNNGLGIASLGKDFSEERKLVMQQMAANDEFNNGSGDSATIASKSVHDTNLEMSESSSNAEIGKDIGNPPLSKPAVYSTAEIKARTSSLQLANVPVSRTGSQSEEGIDSAVNDKSYVAEEDSKTRAKPIVSSYGVSHHAPANYSFFPGHEEAEFEPPRNVKASYSPSAVAEEIRKTKSVMLGKKKDRDSSASIKSRPSQLMTRNEQAMDQQIKQKSVQDRQGKTVLPETVSMSNREEAHPPSNYSFQMSLNTERRSSKSELSTASFEFGPSQHTKPRQESQWKQDNEGEENQPRNAMVVGQLDRRDKKKKKKKLQQVSSLPLQAKLHHLDSQGELSKMGEWNRSPEIQSFDMRPHKNGGKLSSSEKSLSHLVPLTISSTHKPLGEVRLQPLQHKNLSHLSHNTYPTRKPPAKRESPESQILGSLSPWAGQSPFPLQGHAHKQTLSETINFPFPDRPLSPSAELLAPLPRKASRPPSVSEAINEEPSTKLGTPFTGLKPLTPPKQHPGKPTGRVPDLNKLKETPL, encoded by the exons ATGAATAAATACGAAGTTCTTGGAATTGTAGGCGAAG GGGCCTATGGGGTTGTGTTAAGATGCAGACACAAG gaaacaaatgaaattgtgGCGATTAAAAAGTTCAAAGACAGTGAAG AAAATGAGGATGTTAAGAGGACAACGTTAAGAGAATTGAAAGTGCTTCGTATGCTAAAGCAAGAAAACATAGTGGAATTAAG AGAGGCATTTCGCCGCAGAGGAAAGTTATATTTGGTGTTTGAATATGTTGAAAGA AATATGTTAGAAATGTTGGAAGAGATGCCCAATGGCGTTCCATCCCAAAAAGTCAG aaaCTATGTGTTTCAGCTGATTAAAGCTATTAAATGGTGCCACCAAAATGATGTCATCCACAGAG ATATCAAACCAGAAAATTTGCTGATAAGTAAGGATGGTGTCCTGAAACTTTGCGACTTTG GTTTTGCTCGAGCCATGACTGTCAATGGCAGTGGTCAATTCACAGATTATGTTGCTACTCGATGGTACAGATCCCCTGAACTTCTTCTAGG AGCACCTTATGGTAAACCAGTGGACATGTGGGCAATAGGGTGTATACTTGGAGAACTTAGTGATGGTCAG CCTGTCTTTCCTGGGGAAAGTGAGATAGATCAGCTATTCACAATACAAAAG GTACTGGGTGCTCTTCCTCCTGACCAAATGGAAATGTTTTATAACAATCCGAGATTCAAAGGCCTTAAG TTTCCAACCTCTATTGTACCGCAAACATTGGGCAGGAAATACGCTGGAGTAATCAGTGGAATTATGCTGAGCTTCATGCAG GCTACGTTACAACTTGACCCCAAGGAGAGATTTTCCATCATTGATGCTTACAACCATCCAGCATTTCAGCAGGAAAGAGAAGCGCACGAATCCACCTCAAAACACAAGGAAGCAGATCTCGGACACCGGTCAAAGAAGACGGACATCTCTCTAAAATCAAGGCACTTTTCTCATAAAGGGTCCTCTCTTCTAGGCGTCAAGCAAACAGAAAGcttgcaaaatttgaaaccTCAATTGCCTCTTGACGTTAAAAATAACGGTCTCGGAATCGCCTCCTTGGGCAAAGATTTTAGTGAGGAAAGGAAACTTGTTATGCAGCAAATGGCTGCAAACGACGAATTCAATAATGGTAGCGGTGACTCTGCCACAATCGCTAGTAAAAGTGTCCATGACACAAATTTAGAAATGTCGGAGAGTTCATCCAACGCAGAAATTGGAAAAGACATTGGAAATCCGCCTTTGAGCAAACCTGCTGTTTATAGCACAGCGGAAATTAAAGCTCGTACTTCGTCTCTTCAGCTTGCGAATGTTCCTGTATCCAGGACAGGTTCTCAAAGCGAGGAGGGAATTGATTCTGCTGTCAACGATAAGAGCTATGTCGCCGAGGAAGATAGCAAAACGAGGGCAAAACCTATTGTTTCTTCATACGGTGTTAGCCATCATGCACCCGCTAATTACAGCTTCTTCCCCGGACACGAAGAAGCGGAGTTTGAGCCACCGAGGAATGTGAAg GCGTCCTACAGCCCTTCAGCCGTAGCGGAGGAAATCAGGAAAACGAAGTCTGTCATGCTTGGAAAGAAGAAGGACAGAGATAGTTCTGCTTCCATTAAATCGAGACCTTCGCAGTTAATGACGAGAAATGAG CAGGCAATGGACCagcaaatcaaacaaaaatcaGTTCAGGATCGACAAGGAAAGACGGTCCTTCCAG AAACCGTGTCGATGTCCAACCGAGAAGAAGCTCATCCACCGTCCAATTATTCCTTTCAAATGAGTTTGAACACAGAAAGGAGAAGCTCTAAATCAGAATTGTCCACAGCATCTTTCGAATTTGGACCATCGCAACACACCAAACCTCGACAGGAATCACAATG GAAACAAGACAACGAAGGAGAAGAAAACCAGCCAAGAAACGCGATGGTTGTTGGCCAGCTGGACAGACgagacaaaaagaagaagaagaaaaagcttCAACAG GTGTCAAGTCTTCCTCTTCAGGCGAAGCTTCATCATTTAGACTCGCAAGG tgAATTAAGCAAAATGGGAGAATGGAACAGAAGTCCTGAAATACAG TCTTTTGATATGCGACCGCATAAGAACGGAGGAAAATTATCATCCAGCGAAAAG AGCTTGTCTCATCTTGTACCACTGACCATCAGCTCAACACACAAACCTCTGGGTGAAGTTCGTCTCCAGCCTCTTCAACACAAGAACCTATCCCACTTATCGCACAACACGTACCCAACACGCAAGCCGCCGGCCAAACGTGAAAGCCCTGAATCTCAAATCCTGGGGTCTCTGTCACCGTGGGCAGGGCAGTCACCCTTTCCTCTTCAAGGCCACGCCCACAAACAGACGCTATCGGAGACGATTAATTTCCCATTTCCCGACCGACCCCTCAGCCCTTCGGCTGAACTCTTGGCGCCCTTGCCAAGGAAAGCCTCACGACCGCCTTCGGTGAGTGAAGCGATTAATGAGGAGCCAAGTACGAAGTTAGGCACACCTTTTACTGGACTAAAACCACTGACCCCGCCAAAACAGCATCCTGGTAAACCAACAGGGCGCGTACCGGATCTCAACAAACTGAAAGAGACTCCTTTATAG
- the LOC141880108 gene encoding uncharacterized protein LOC141880108 isoform X1 → MNKYEVLGIVGEGAYGVVLRCRHKETNEIVAIKKFKDSEENEDVKRTTLRELKVLRMLKQENIVELREAFRRRGKLYLVFEYVERNMLEMLEEMPNGVPSQKVRNYVFQLIKAIKWCHQNDVIHRDIKPENLLISKDGVLKLCDFGFARAMTVNGSGQFTDYVATRWYRSPELLLGAPYGKPVDMWAIGCILGELSDGQPVFPGESEIDQLFTIQKVLGALPPDQMEMFYNNPRFKGLKFPTSIVPQTLGRKYAGVISGIMLSFMQATLQLDPKERFSIIDAYNHPAFQQEREAHESTSKHKEADLGHRSKKTDISLKSRHFSHKGSSLLGVKQTESLQNLKPQLPLDVKNNGLGIASLGKDFSEERKLVMQQMAANDEFNNGSGDSATIASKSVHDTNLEMSESSSNAEIGKDIGNPPLSKPAVYSTAEIKARTSSLQLANVPVSRTGSQSEEGIDSAVNDKSYVAEEDSKTRAKPIVSSYGVSHHAPANYSFFPGHEEAEFEPPRNVKASYSPSAVAEEIRKTKSVMLGKKKDRDSSASIKSRPSQLMTRNEQAMDQQIKQKSVQDRQGKTVLPAETVSMSNREEAHPPSNYSFQMSLNTERRSSKSELSTASFEFGPSQHTKPRQESQWKQDNEGEENQPRNAMVVGQLDRRDKKKKKKKLQQVSSLPLQAKLHHLDSQGELSKMGEWNRSPEIQSFDMRPHKNGGKLSSSEKSLSHLVPLTISSTHKPLGEVRLQPLQHKNLSHLSHNTYPTRKPPAKRESPESQILGSLSPWAGQSPFPLQGHAHKQTLSETINFPFPDRPLSPSAELLAPLPRKASRPPSVSEAINEEPSTKLGTPFTGLKPLTPPKQHPGKPTGRVPDLNKLKETPL, encoded by the exons ATGAATAAATACGAAGTTCTTGGAATTGTAGGCGAAG GGGCCTATGGGGTTGTGTTAAGATGCAGACACAAG gaaacaaatgaaattgtgGCGATTAAAAAGTTCAAAGACAGTGAAG AAAATGAGGATGTTAAGAGGACAACGTTAAGAGAATTGAAAGTGCTTCGTATGCTAAAGCAAGAAAACATAGTGGAATTAAG AGAGGCATTTCGCCGCAGAGGAAAGTTATATTTGGTGTTTGAATATGTTGAAAGA AATATGTTAGAAATGTTGGAAGAGATGCCCAATGGCGTTCCATCCCAAAAAGTCAG aaaCTATGTGTTTCAGCTGATTAAAGCTATTAAATGGTGCCACCAAAATGATGTCATCCACAGAG ATATCAAACCAGAAAATTTGCTGATAAGTAAGGATGGTGTCCTGAAACTTTGCGACTTTG GTTTTGCTCGAGCCATGACTGTCAATGGCAGTGGTCAATTCACAGATTATGTTGCTACTCGATGGTACAGATCCCCTGAACTTCTTCTAGG AGCACCTTATGGTAAACCAGTGGACATGTGGGCAATAGGGTGTATACTTGGAGAACTTAGTGATGGTCAG CCTGTCTTTCCTGGGGAAAGTGAGATAGATCAGCTATTCACAATACAAAAG GTACTGGGTGCTCTTCCTCCTGACCAAATGGAAATGTTTTATAACAATCCGAGATTCAAAGGCCTTAAG TTTCCAACCTCTATTGTACCGCAAACATTGGGCAGGAAATACGCTGGAGTAATCAGTGGAATTATGCTGAGCTTCATGCAG GCTACGTTACAACTTGACCCCAAGGAGAGATTTTCCATCATTGATGCTTACAACCATCCAGCATTTCAGCAGGAAAGAGAAGCGCACGAATCCACCTCAAAACACAAGGAAGCAGATCTCGGACACCGGTCAAAGAAGACGGACATCTCTCTAAAATCAAGGCACTTTTCTCATAAAGGGTCCTCTCTTCTAGGCGTCAAGCAAACAGAAAGcttgcaaaatttgaaaccTCAATTGCCTCTTGACGTTAAAAATAACGGTCTCGGAATCGCCTCCTTGGGCAAAGATTTTAGTGAGGAAAGGAAACTTGTTATGCAGCAAATGGCTGCAAACGACGAATTCAATAATGGTAGCGGTGACTCTGCCACAATCGCTAGTAAAAGTGTCCATGACACAAATTTAGAAATGTCGGAGAGTTCATCCAACGCAGAAATTGGAAAAGACATTGGAAATCCGCCTTTGAGCAAACCTGCTGTTTATAGCACAGCGGAAATTAAAGCTCGTACTTCGTCTCTTCAGCTTGCGAATGTTCCTGTATCCAGGACAGGTTCTCAAAGCGAGGAGGGAATTGATTCTGCTGTCAACGATAAGAGCTATGTCGCCGAGGAAGATAGCAAAACGAGGGCAAAACCTATTGTTTCTTCATACGGTGTTAGCCATCATGCACCCGCTAATTACAGCTTCTTCCCCGGACACGAAGAAGCGGAGTTTGAGCCACCGAGGAATGTGAAg GCGTCCTACAGCCCTTCAGCCGTAGCGGAGGAAATCAGGAAAACGAAGTCTGTCATGCTTGGAAAGAAGAAGGACAGAGATAGTTCTGCTTCCATTAAATCGAGACCTTCGCAGTTAATGACGAGAAATGAG CAGGCAATGGACCagcaaatcaaacaaaaatcaGTTCAGGATCGACAAGGAAAGACGGTCCTTCCAG CAGAAACCGTGTCGATGTCCAACCGAGAAGAAGCTCATCCACCGTCCAATTATTCCTTTCAAATGAGTTTGAACACAGAAAGGAGAAGCTCTAAATCAGAATTGTCCACAGCATCTTTCGAATTTGGACCATCGCAACACACCAAACCTCGACAGGAATCACAATG GAAACAAGACAACGAAGGAGAAGAAAACCAGCCAAGAAACGCGATGGTTGTTGGCCAGCTGGACAGACgagacaaaaagaagaagaagaaaaagcttCAACAG GTGTCAAGTCTTCCTCTTCAGGCGAAGCTTCATCATTTAGACTCGCAAGG tgAATTAAGCAAAATGGGAGAATGGAACAGAAGTCCTGAAATACAG TCTTTTGATATGCGACCGCATAAGAACGGAGGAAAATTATCATCCAGCGAAAAG AGCTTGTCTCATCTTGTACCACTGACCATCAGCTCAACACACAAACCTCTGGGTGAAGTTCGTCTCCAGCCTCTTCAACACAAGAACCTATCCCACTTATCGCACAACACGTACCCAACACGCAAGCCGCCGGCCAAACGTGAAAGCCCTGAATCTCAAATCCTGGGGTCTCTGTCACCGTGGGCAGGGCAGTCACCCTTTCCTCTTCAAGGCCACGCCCACAAACAGACGCTATCGGAGACGATTAATTTCCCATTTCCCGACCGACCCCTCAGCCCTTCGGCTGAACTCTTGGCGCCCTTGCCAAGGAAAGCCTCACGACCGCCTTCGGTGAGTGAAGCGATTAATGAGGAGCCAAGTACGAAGTTAGGCACACCTTTTACTGGACTAAAACCACTGACCCCGCCAAAACAGCATCCTGGTAAACCAACAGGGCGCGTACCGGATCTCAACAAACTGAAAGAGACTCCTTTATAG